A window of the Lolium perenne isolate Kyuss_39 chromosome 7, Kyuss_2.0, whole genome shotgun sequence genome harbors these coding sequences:
- the LOC127317014 gene encoding cell number regulator 2 has product MDAAEGKPTPAAAPSHPQGPPQVNPWSTGLFDCTQDPASCWLTCLCPCITFGQLAEIVDRGSTSSGASGALYMGIGILTGWEFQWIYSCFYRTKMRAQYGLQETPFPDCCVHCLCEPCAICQEYRELRNRGFVMDIGWHANMELQQQQGRGGAAATSPPAMHADGMTR; this is encoded by the exons TGGACGCTGCCGAGGGGAAGCCAACACCGGCGGCGGCGCCGTCCCACCCTCAAGGGCCGCCGCAGGTGAACCCCTGGTCGACGGGGCTGTTCGACTGCACGCAGGACCCGGCGAGCTGCTGGCTAACGTGCCTGTGCCCGTGCATCACCTTCGGTCAGCTGGCGGAGATCGTGGACCGTGGGTCGACGTCGAGCGGCGCGAGCGGGGCGCTGTACATGGGGATTGGGATCCTCACGGGGTGGGAGTTCCAGTGGATCTACTCCTGCTTTTACCGCACCAAGATGCGCGCGCAGTACGGCCTCCAGGAGACCCCCTTCCCGGACTGCTGCGTCCACTGCCTCTGCGAGCCATGCGCCATCTGCCAGGAGTACCGCGAGCTCAGGAACCGAGGCTTCGTCATGGACATCG GATGGCACGCCAACATGGAGCTCCAGCAGCAGCAGGGCCGCGGCGGCGCGGCTGCGACCTCGCCGCCCGCCATGCACGCAGATGGGATGACCCGCTGA